From the genome of Streptomyces sp. NBC_01260, one region includes:
- a CDS encoding dipeptide/oligopeptide/nickel ABC transporter permease/ATP-binding protein: MFATGRLANKLSRPGIAFRALPVTSRVALCVLLVVILGAVFAPLLTQDPLTTGTPVQAPGAGHWFGTDRAGRDVFARVVHGSRYSLVIGLGSTALALIAGALLGALAATSRKLGDESVMRTLDVVMSFPPIALAAVLVAVFGTSVPVIIFTIAFVYTPSLARVVRANVLSQYGEDYVAAEKVIGARRGYIVLRHVAVNCMAPVMVFATVMVAEAIIFEASLSFIGAGVQDPDPSWGSVLAYGRQILLAGGWWATFFPGLALLVTVLALNILSEGLTDASAAPKKARAGADPAHTTTAPDPVEARSTVDIDAALTKLAERIHANGPVITPVREDAAELLVVRDLAIRFPDRYGTVPVVDSLDFTVHEGETLGLVGESGCGKSITSLAVMGLLARNAEVSGEILYRGRDLLKLPPKERRALMGPEIAMVYQDALSSLNPSVLVGTQLKQLTSRGGTKTPAELLDLVGLAPERTLRSYPHELSGGQRQRVLIAMALSRSPRLLIADEPTTALDVTVQAQVVELLVRLRDELGFAMVLVSHDLALVGDLSHRVAVMYAGRLAEIGDTRSVLTAPTHHYSRGLLGSVVSLEAGAERLHQIRGVVPAPQGFGEGCRFASRCGAATELCRTTTPALTARGSAHDHGFACHHPAKAVQLEGSAL; encoded by the coding sequence ATGTTCGCCACGGGCCGTCTGGCCAATAAGCTGTCCCGACCGGGCATCGCGTTCCGCGCCCTCCCGGTCACCTCCCGCGTCGCGCTCTGCGTGCTGCTCGTCGTCATCCTCGGCGCGGTGTTCGCCCCGCTGCTCACCCAGGACCCGCTCACCACCGGCACCCCGGTCCAGGCCCCGGGCGCCGGCCACTGGTTCGGCACCGACCGGGCCGGGCGCGACGTCTTCGCCCGCGTCGTGCACGGCTCGCGCTACTCGCTCGTCATCGGGCTCGGCTCGACCGCCCTGGCCCTGATCGCCGGAGCCCTGCTCGGCGCACTCGCCGCCACCTCGCGCAAGCTGGGCGACGAGTCCGTGATGCGCACCCTCGACGTGGTGATGTCGTTCCCGCCGATCGCCCTGGCCGCCGTGCTCGTCGCGGTCTTCGGCACCAGCGTCCCGGTCATCATCTTCACCATCGCCTTCGTCTACACCCCGTCGCTGGCCCGGGTGGTCCGCGCCAACGTCCTCTCCCAGTACGGCGAGGACTACGTCGCGGCCGAGAAGGTCATCGGCGCCCGGCGCGGCTACATCGTGCTGCGCCACGTCGCCGTCAACTGCATGGCCCCGGTCATGGTGTTCGCCACCGTGATGGTCGCCGAGGCGATCATCTTCGAGGCGAGCCTCTCCTTCATCGGCGCCGGTGTGCAGGACCCCGACCCCAGCTGGGGCAGCGTCCTGGCCTACGGCCGGCAGATCCTCCTCGCCGGCGGCTGGTGGGCCACGTTCTTCCCGGGCCTCGCCCTGCTGGTCACCGTGCTCGCGCTCAACATCCTCTCCGAGGGCCTCACCGACGCCTCGGCGGCTCCGAAGAAGGCCCGTGCCGGCGCGGACCCCGCCCACACCACCACGGCGCCGGACCCGGTGGAGGCCCGCTCCACCGTGGACATCGACGCAGCCCTCACCAAGCTCGCGGAGCGCATCCACGCCAACGGGCCGGTCATCACCCCCGTACGGGAGGACGCCGCCGAACTCCTGGTCGTACGGGACCTCGCCATCCGCTTCCCCGACCGGTACGGCACCGTCCCGGTCGTCGACTCCCTCGACTTCACCGTCCACGAGGGCGAAACCCTCGGCCTGGTCGGCGAGTCCGGCTGCGGAAAGTCCATCACCAGCCTCGCCGTCATGGGCCTCCTCGCCCGCAACGCCGAGGTCAGCGGCGAGATCCTCTACCGCGGCCGGGACCTGCTGAAGCTTCCGCCGAAGGAACGCCGCGCCCTGATGGGCCCCGAGATCGCGATGGTCTACCAGGACGCGCTCTCCTCCCTCAACCCGTCCGTGCTCGTGGGCACCCAGCTGAAGCAGCTCACCTCGCGCGGGGGCACGAAGACCCCGGCCGAACTCCTCGACCTGGTCGGCCTCGCTCCCGAACGCACCCTGCGCAGCTACCCGCACGAGCTCTCCGGCGGCCAGCGCCAGCGCGTCCTGATCGCCATGGCGCTGTCCCGCAGCCCCCGCCTGCTCATCGCGGACGAGCCGACCACCGCCCTCGACGTCACCGTCCAGGCCCAGGTCGTCGAACTCCTCGTCCGGCTGCGCGACGAACTCGGCTTCGCGATGGTGCTCGTCTCGCACGACCTCGCCCTCGTCGGCGACCTGTCGCACCGCGTCGCGGTGATGTACGCGGGCCGGCTGGCCGAGATCGGCGACACCCGGTCCGTACTCACCGCCCCCACCCACCACTACAGCCGCGGCCTGCTCGGCTCGGTCGTCTCCCTGGAGGCGGGCGCCGAACGGCTCCACCAGATCCGCGGCGTCGTCCCCGCACCACAGGGCTTCGGCGAGGGCTGCCGGTTCGCCTCGCGCTGCGGCGCCGCCACCGAACTGTGCCGCACCACCACCCCCGCACTCACCGCACGCGGCAGCGCGCATGACCACGGCTTCGCCTGCCACCACCCGGCGAAGGCCGTACAGCTGGAAGGGAGCGCCCTGTGA
- a CDS encoding DUF5949 family protein, giving the protein MTSPQTATGTFTQAQLGTLTLIGWSGEHPHNGQDVAFLLVYSLGDGSDGPAAGESAMHIALERSGLPVGGGPVRADETPGLPVKLLVQAGQAVLTLPHFTAQYPARPEWLAAAREQGEVHAMFATRPWPQGAPGQPVTEDSLRSFAGDPEVIVTSAHCVLPVRSLG; this is encoded by the coding sequence ATGACCTCCCCCCAGACAGCCACCGGCACCTTCACCCAGGCCCAGTTGGGCACCCTCACCCTGATCGGCTGGAGCGGCGAGCACCCCCACAACGGACAGGACGTCGCCTTCCTGCTCGTGTACTCGCTCGGCGACGGATCGGACGGCCCGGCGGCCGGCGAGAGCGCCATGCACATCGCCCTGGAGCGCAGCGGCCTTCCGGTCGGCGGCGGCCCCGTACGCGCCGACGAGACCCCCGGGCTCCCGGTGAAACTCCTCGTCCAGGCGGGTCAGGCCGTTCTGACACTGCCCCACTTCACCGCCCAGTACCCCGCCCGGCCGGAGTGGCTGGCGGCCGCCCGCGAACAGGGCGAGGTGCACGCGATGTTCGCCACCCGCCCGTGGCCGCAGGGGGCGCCGGGGCAGCCGGTGACCGAGGACTCGCTGCGGTCCTTCGCCGGCGATCCGGAGGTCATCGTGACCTCCGCCCACTGCGTCCTGCCGGTACGCAGCCTGGGCTGA
- a CDS encoding ABC transporter permease encodes MVAFLRLALRRVAMMPVMILGIALLVFVVLQFSPVDPAFNALGESATPEARAAFAEANGLNDPLPVRYFHFLGQLLHFDLGMTVPPSQPVVDRITAAFPLTLQLTVLGLILAIVLAVVFGVVGAMYRDRWPDQLFRVLSMAGVAIPSFWLGVLLIQQFALNTRIFPTGGYTNPADSFSGWLRTMALPAFSLAVPVAASLARLVRTSMVAELDRDYVRTARGNGLPVFLVIRSVLRNALVTPLTVLGVKVGYLLSGAVVIEAIFDLPGMGKLILEGVTGGDVALVQGTVLTIAIAFLVVNVIVDLLYLLVNPRIRTV; translated from the coding sequence ATGGTTGCTTTTCTCCGGCTCGCGCTGCGCCGCGTCGCGATGATGCCGGTGATGATCCTCGGTATCGCGCTGCTCGTCTTCGTGGTGCTGCAGTTCTCGCCGGTCGACCCGGCCTTCAACGCGCTCGGGGAGAGCGCCACTCCCGAAGCCCGTGCGGCCTTCGCCGAGGCCAACGGCCTGAACGACCCGCTGCCCGTCCGCTACTTCCACTTCCTCGGCCAGCTGCTCCACTTCGACCTCGGGATGACCGTCCCGCCGAGCCAGCCAGTCGTCGACCGGATCACCGCCGCCTTCCCGCTCACCCTCCAGCTGACCGTCCTCGGCCTGATCCTCGCGATCGTCCTGGCGGTCGTCTTCGGCGTCGTCGGCGCGATGTACCGCGACCGCTGGCCCGACCAGCTGTTCCGGGTGCTCTCCATGGCCGGGGTCGCCATCCCGTCCTTCTGGCTCGGTGTCCTGCTCATCCAGCAGTTCGCACTGAACACCCGGATCTTCCCGACCGGCGGCTACACCAACCCCGCCGACTCCTTCAGCGGCTGGCTCAGGACCATGGCACTGCCCGCCTTCTCGCTCGCCGTGCCCGTCGCGGCGTCGCTCGCCCGTCTCGTACGGACCTCGATGGTCGCCGAACTCGACCGCGACTACGTCCGGACCGCCCGCGGCAACGGCCTGCCCGTGTTCCTGGTGATCCGCTCGGTGCTGCGCAACGCGCTCGTCACCCCGCTCACCGTGCTCGGCGTCAAGGTCGGCTACCTGCTCAGCGGCGCCGTCGTCATCGAAGCGATCTTCGACCTGCCCGGCATGGGCAAGCTCATCCTCGAAGGTGTCACCGGCGGCGATGTCGCCCTGGTCCAGGGCACCGTACTGACCATCGCCATCGCGTTCCTGGTGGTCAACGTCATCGTCGACCTGCTCTATCTGCTGGTCAACCCGCGCATCAGGACGGTGTGA
- a CDS encoding rodlin, with protein sequence MKKMMAGAAVAVSMVGLSAAMAPSAMAIGNDQGTTSVNGNGATDSFGNAVTRGDGSPQVELVQGSLNKLCVGAPVKANAGALVGLLVPVAVQDINVLHSPQNQQCADNSVQAKGDEALSHLVDDIPVLSGNGIANN encoded by the coding sequence ATGAAGAAGATGATGGCCGGCGCGGCAGTAGCCGTGTCCATGGTCGGCCTGTCCGCCGCGATGGCCCCCTCGGCCATGGCGATCGGTAACGACCAGGGCACGACGTCGGTCAACGGCAACGGCGCCACGGACTCGTTCGGCAACGCTGTGACCCGGGGCGACGGCAGCCCGCAGGTCGAGCTCGTCCAGGGCTCGCTGAACAAGCTCTGCGTCGGTGCCCCGGTCAAGGCCAACGCGGGTGCGCTCGTGGGCCTGCTCGTGCCTGTCGCGGTCCAGGACATCAACGTCCTGCACTCGCCGCAGAACCAGCAGTGCGCCGACAACTCCGTCCAGGCCAAGGGCGACGAGGCCCTCTCGCACCTGGTGGACGACATCCCGGTCCTCTCCGGGAACGGCATCGCCAACAACTGA
- a CDS encoding rodlin, giving the protein MIKKIMASAAVAASIVGVSAAMAPSAMAIGNDQGTTSVNGNGAMQSYGNSATHGDWSPQFALIQGSLNKPCIALPAKVNAGSLLGAVPIAVQDVNVLSSPQNQQCTENSTQAKGDEALSHILDNIPILSGNGAAND; this is encoded by the coding sequence ATGATCAAGAAGATTATGGCCTCGGCAGCGGTCGCTGCCTCCATCGTCGGCGTCTCCGCCGCGATGGCCCCCTCGGCCATGGCGATCGGCAACGACCAGGGCACCACCTCGGTCAACGGCAACGGTGCCATGCAGTCGTACGGCAACTCCGCCACCCACGGTGACTGGAGCCCGCAGTTCGCGCTCATCCAGGGGTCGCTCAACAAGCCCTGCATCGCCCTGCCCGCCAAGGTCAACGCCGGTTCGCTGCTCGGTGCCGTTCCGATCGCGGTCCAGGACGTCAACGTCCTGTCGTCGCCGCAGAACCAGCAGTGCACCGAGAACTCCACCCAGGCCAAGGGTGACGAGGCGCTGTCGCACATCCTGGACAACATCCCGATCCTGTCCGGCAACGGTGCCGCCAACGACTAG
- a CDS encoding chaplin — MLVMAAASGILTASGGYAFADASADGAAVGSPGVGSGNAVQVPVHVPVNLCGNTVNVIGLLNPAFGNECENADGGSDTGDAQGASANGLAANSPGVLSGNLIQAPVDVPVNVCGNTVDVIGALNPAFGNECENGEGGNETPKPPIHTEPPTHHQPPTHHEPPQPPKTGHHHHHNGDCPPDHHHNPPTHKPPHHNPPTHKPPHHNPPTHNPPTHNPPTHTWHHHKPSQMAHTGANSNLGIAGGASAAMILGGGLLMRRSRNSQS, encoded by the coding sequence GTGCTCGTCATGGCGGCGGCGTCAGGCATCCTGACCGCCTCCGGCGGCTACGCCTTCGCGGACGCCTCGGCCGACGGGGCCGCCGTCGGTTCGCCCGGAGTCGGTTCGGGCAACGCCGTGCAGGTGCCGGTGCACGTTCCCGTCAACCTCTGCGGCAACACGGTCAACGTGATCGGCCTGCTGAACCCCGCGTTCGGAAACGAGTGCGAGAACGCCGACGGCGGCTCGGACACCGGCGACGCCCAGGGCGCGAGCGCCAACGGCCTCGCGGCCAACTCCCCCGGTGTGCTGTCGGGCAACCTGATCCAGGCCCCGGTGGACGTTCCGGTCAACGTCTGCGGCAACACGGTCGACGTCATCGGCGCGCTGAACCCGGCGTTCGGCAACGAGTGCGAGAACGGCGAGGGCGGGAACGAGACCCCGAAGCCCCCGATCCACACCGAGCCTCCGACACACCACCAGCCGCCGACCCACCACGAGCCCCCGCAGCCGCCGAAGACGGGCCATCACCACCACCACAACGGCGACTGCCCTCCCGACCACCACCACAACCCGCCGACCCACAAGCCCCCGCACCACAACCCGCCCACGCACAAGCCCCCGCACCACAACCCGCCGACCCACAACCCGCCCACGCACAACCCGCCGACGCACACCTGGCACCACCACAAGCCGTCGCAGATGGCGCACACCGGTGCGAACAGCAACCTGGGCATCGCCGGTGGCGCCAGCGCCGCGATGATCCTCGGTGGCGGCCTGCTGATGCGCCGCAGCCGCAACTCGCAGAGCTGA
- a CDS encoding ABC transporter ATP-binding protein → MIRLDGVHVRHKARSGGVFRRDAVHALTDASLEVERGEIVGLVGESGCGKSTMARVLTGLQKPTEGTVTFHGKDLWEMSGTQRRDDFGSAVGVVFQDPSTALNPRLTVRQILRDPLDVHRRGTRQEREARVEELLDLVGLPGHTLAALPGQLSGGQRQRVAIARALALEPELIVADEPTSALDVSVRAQVLNLLVDLRERLGLGMVFISHDIQTVRYLADRIAVLYLGRVVEEGRAADVAGAPSHPYTEALLSATPSLLETTERIVLTGPVPSATNPPTGCPFRTRCWKADDECATVFPVRTDGPDGHRWHCVHPQTPASPSGDPTPVPSARSTA, encoded by the coding sequence GTGATCAGGCTCGACGGCGTCCACGTACGCCACAAGGCACGCAGCGGAGGCGTGTTCCGCCGCGACGCCGTGCACGCCCTCACCGACGCGAGCCTGGAGGTCGAGCGCGGCGAGATCGTCGGCCTGGTAGGCGAGTCCGGCTGCGGCAAGTCGACGATGGCCCGGGTGCTGACCGGTCTGCAGAAGCCCACCGAGGGCACGGTCACCTTCCACGGCAAGGACCTGTGGGAGATGTCCGGGACCCAGCGGCGCGACGACTTCGGGTCCGCCGTCGGCGTCGTCTTCCAGGACCCTTCCACCGCCCTCAACCCCCGGCTCACGGTCCGGCAGATCCTGCGCGACCCGCTCGACGTGCACCGCCGCGGCACCCGCCAGGAGCGCGAGGCGCGCGTCGAGGAACTCCTCGACCTGGTCGGCCTCCCCGGCCACACCCTGGCCGCACTGCCCGGACAGCTCTCCGGCGGCCAGCGCCAGCGCGTCGCCATCGCGCGCGCCCTGGCGCTCGAACCGGAGCTGATCGTCGCCGACGAACCGACGTCCGCGCTCGACGTCTCGGTCCGCGCCCAGGTCCTCAACCTCCTGGTGGACCTGCGCGAACGGCTCGGCCTCGGCATGGTGTTCATCTCGCACGACATCCAGACCGTGCGCTACCTCGCCGACCGCATCGCCGTCCTCTACCTCGGCCGCGTCGTCGAGGAGGGGCGCGCGGCGGATGTCGCGGGCGCCCCCTCGCACCCGTACACCGAGGCACTGCTCTCCGCGACCCCCAGCCTGCTGGAGACCACCGAGCGCATCGTGCTCACCGGCCCGGTCCCCTCGGCGACCAACCCGCCGACCGGCTGCCCGTTCCGCACGCGCTGCTGGAAGGCGGACGACGAGTGCGCCACGGTCTTCCCGGTCCGTACCGACGGACCCGACGGACACCGCTGGCACTGCGTCCACCCCCAGACCCCCGCGTCCCCCTCCGGGGACCCGACCCCCGTACCGTCCGCAAGGAGCACCGCATGA
- a CDS encoding chaplin: MKYTKIAAVAAGTLMAMGAAAPAFADSGAEGAAVGSPGVLSGNLVQVPVHVPVNVCGNTVSVVGLLNPSFGNTCFNV, from the coding sequence GTGAAGTACACCAAGATTGCCGCCGTCGCCGCCGGAACCCTCATGGCGATGGGTGCCGCTGCCCCGGCGTTCGCCGACTCCGGCGCCGAGGGTGCGGCCGTGGGCTCCCCGGGCGTCCTGTCCGGCAACCTCGTCCAGGTCCCGGTCCACGTGCCGGTCAACGTGTGCGGCAACACCGTGAGCGTCGTCGGTCTGCTGAACCCGTCGTTCGGCAACACCTGCTTCAACGTCTGA
- a CDS encoding dihydrodipicolinate synthase family protein: protein MTPRTPRYSGVIPPVVTPLTADGELDRPSLERVVGHLLDGGVSGLFALGSSGETAYLTPGQQDQVIEVITAAAAGQVPVLVGAIETTTNRAIERAGRAAELGADAVVVTAPFYTRTHDIEIDRHFRDVAAAVDLPLLAYDVPVCVHSKLDPELLLPLAADGVLAGVKDSSGDDGSFRRLVIGARELPGFSVLTGHELVVDSMMLGGADGSVPGLGNVDPHGYVRLHEAAVRGDWAAATAEQDRLVGLFDIIRAARPGTASATAAGLGAFKTALMLRGIIATNVMSPPMRPLDAAETATIAECLDRAGLSRA from the coding sequence ATGACCCCCCGAACCCCCCGCTACTCGGGAGTGATCCCGCCCGTCGTCACCCCGCTCACCGCGGACGGCGAGCTCGACCGCCCCTCCCTGGAGCGGGTCGTGGGGCATCTTCTCGACGGTGGTGTCAGCGGGCTGTTCGCCCTCGGCAGCTCCGGCGAGACCGCCTATCTGACGCCCGGACAGCAGGACCAGGTCATCGAGGTCATCACGGCGGCAGCCGCGGGCCAGGTGCCGGTCCTCGTCGGAGCGATCGAGACCACCACCAACCGGGCCATCGAGCGGGCCGGCCGCGCGGCCGAGCTCGGTGCGGACGCCGTCGTCGTCACCGCGCCGTTCTACACACGCACCCATGACATCGAGATCGACCGCCACTTCAGGGACGTCGCAGCCGCCGTCGACCTGCCGCTCCTCGCGTACGACGTGCCGGTCTGCGTACACAGCAAGCTCGACCCGGAACTGCTGCTGCCGCTGGCGGCCGACGGGGTCCTGGCCGGGGTGAAGGACTCCAGCGGCGACGACGGCTCGTTCCGTCGGCTCGTCATCGGTGCCCGGGAACTGCCCGGGTTCTCCGTGCTCACCGGCCATGAGCTGGTCGTCGACTCGATGATGCTCGGCGGCGCCGACGGCTCGGTGCCGGGCCTCGGCAATGTCGACCCGCACGGATACGTACGCCTCCACGAAGCCGCGGTACGCGGCGACTGGGCGGCGGCGACGGCCGAGCAGGACCGCCTCGTCGGGCTCTTCGACATCATCCGCGCCGCCCGCCCGGGAACGGCTTCCGCCACCGCCGCCGGACTCGGTGCGTTCAAGACCGCGCTCATGCTGCGCGGGATCATCGCCACCAATGTGATGAGCCCGCCGATGCGTCCGCTGGACGCGGCGGAGACGGCGACGATCGCCGAGTGCCTGGACCGCGCGGGGCTCTCCAGGGCCTGA
- a CDS encoding rodlin, producing MIKKVLATGAVAASILGLGATQAMAIGDDGGTTSVNGNGASQSFGNAETHGDGSPQFGLVQGSLNKPCIGLPAKANVGSLIGFIPIAVQDVNVLSSPQNQQCTENSTQAKGDEPLSHILDGIPVLSGNGAGNS from the coding sequence GTGATCAAGAAGGTCCTGGCTACGGGTGCCGTTGCCGCCTCCATCCTCGGTCTCGGCGCCACGCAGGCGATGGCCATCGGCGACGACGGCGGCACCACGTCGGTCAACGGCAACGGGGCTTCGCAGTCCTTCGGCAACGCCGAGACCCACGGTGACGGCAGCCCGCAGTTCGGCCTGGTCCAGGGCTCGCTGAACAAGCCCTGCATCGGCCTGCCGGCCAAGGCCAACGTCGGTTCGCTGATCGGTTTCATCCCGATCGCGGTCCAGGACGTCAACGTCCTGTCCTCGCCGCAGAACCAGCAGTGCACCGAGAACTCCACCCAGGCCAAGGGCGACGAGCCGCTGTCGCACATCCTGGACGGCATTCCGGTCCTCTCCGGCAACGGTGCCGGCAACAGCTGA
- a CDS encoding DNA-3-methyladenine glycosylase 2 family protein has protein sequence MDEETRYEAVSSRDARFDGEFFFAVETTGIYCRPSCPAVTPKRRNVRFYPTAAAAQGNGFRACRRCRPDAVPGSADWNVRADVVGRAMRMIGDGVVDREGVPGLAGRLGYSSRQVQRQLNAELGAGPVALARAQRAHTARVLLQTTALPVTEIAFAAGFASVRQFNDTIRQIYARTPSELRTEAGSGLGAAVKEARTTGIPLRLAHRGPYAAREVFDLLAAETVARVEEVSGEPGSRTYRRTLRLPYGTAIAAVDERSAGSWLEARIHLTDLRDLTTAVQRLRRLFDLDADPYAVDELLAADPLLAPRVAARPGLRSPGAADPEEFAVRALTGRAVAEGLVEAYGKRLDVPCGGLTHVFPEPGALAGSALDPRLCALASALADGGVRLDAGADRDEAEQTLLRLPGVGPATAALIRMRALGDPDVDPYGTPGSYRWRPWRSYGVRHAEFAGRASG, from the coding sequence ATGGACGAAGAGACCAGGTACGAGGCGGTGAGCAGCCGCGACGCGCGTTTCGACGGGGAGTTCTTCTTCGCCGTCGAGACGACCGGTATCTACTGCCGGCCGAGCTGCCCCGCCGTCACCCCCAAGCGAAGGAACGTCCGCTTCTACCCGACCGCGGCCGCCGCCCAGGGCAACGGCTTCCGGGCCTGCCGGCGCTGCCGCCCGGACGCCGTCCCCGGCTCCGCGGACTGGAACGTCCGGGCCGACGTGGTCGGCCGCGCCATGCGGATGATCGGCGACGGAGTGGTGGACCGGGAGGGCGTCCCCGGTCTCGCCGGCCGGCTCGGCTACAGCTCACGGCAGGTGCAGCGGCAGCTCAACGCCGAGCTGGGCGCCGGTCCCGTCGCCCTTGCGCGGGCCCAGCGCGCGCACACGGCCCGGGTACTGCTCCAGACCACGGCGCTGCCCGTCACCGAGATCGCCTTCGCCGCCGGTTTCGCGAGCGTGCGCCAGTTCAACGACACGATCCGGCAGATCTACGCCCGTACCCCGAGCGAGCTGCGGACCGAGGCGGGCAGCGGCCTGGGCGCGGCGGTCAAGGAGGCGCGCACCACCGGAATCCCGCTCCGGCTCGCGCACCGGGGACCGTACGCCGCCCGCGAGGTCTTCGACCTGCTCGCCGCCGAGACGGTCGCGCGCGTCGAGGAGGTCAGCGGCGAGCCCGGCAGCCGCACCTACCGGCGCACCCTGCGCCTTCCGTACGGCACCGCCATCGCCGCCGTGGACGAGCGGTCCGCCGGGAGCTGGCTGGAGGCCCGGATCCACCTCACCGACCTGCGCGATCTGACCACGGCGGTGCAGCGGCTGCGCCGGCTCTTCGACCTGGACGCCGATCCGTACGCCGTCGACGAACTGCTCGCCGCCGATCCGCTGCTCGCCCCACGGGTGGCCGCCCGTCCCGGGCTGCGCTCGCCGGGTGCGGCGGACCCCGAGGAGTTCGCCGTGCGGGCCCTGACCGGCCGGGCGGTGGCCGAGGGCCTCGTGGAGGCGTACGGGAAGCGCCTGGACGTGCCCTGCGGCGGGCTCACCCATGTGTTCCCCGAACCGGGCGCGCTGGCCGGTTCGGCTCTTGACCCGCGGCTGTGTGCGCTGGCGTCGGCGCTCGCCGACGGGGGCGTACGGCTCGACGCGGGCGCCGACCGGGACGAGGCCGAGCAGACGCTGCTGCGGCTGCCGGGTGTCGGCCCGGCAACCGCAGCGCTCATCCGGATGCGCGCGCTGGGTGACCCGGATGTCGATCCGTACGGGACGCCCGGCTCGTACCGGTGGCGGCCGTGGCGCTCCTACGGCGTACGCCATGCGGAGTTCGCGGGCCGGGCGTCCGGGTAG
- the rsgA gene encoding ribosome small subunit-dependent GTPase A: protein MSFPTSSSLSSLSSSAPQGSSSSHPLAAYGWDDDWAAEFAPYAAQGLLPGRVVRVDRGQCDIVTPRGTVRADTAFVVPRDPMRIVCTGDWAAVDPEGDPQFVRTLLPRRTAFVRSTSSKRSEGQVLATNVDHIAICVSLAVELDLGRVERFLALAMSSAGGDALLRDGASAGDGAAETIVVLTKADLVPDAATLSHLVQDVERLAPGVQVLPVSSASGEGVDVFAAIVAGGTSVLLGASGAGKSTLANTLLGHDEMEVQATRDMDGKGRHTTTTRNLLVLPSGGVLIDTPGLRGVGLWDAETGVGQVFSEIEALAERCRFHDCAHEAEPGCAVLAALSDGSLPERRMDSYRKLLRENQRIVAKTDARVRSEIRRDWKRKGAEGRAAMDAKRGRVR, encoded by the coding sequence TTGTCTTTCCCGACCTCATCCTCGCTTTCCTCTCTCTCCTCCTCCGCCCCGCAGGGCTCTTCGTCGTCGCACCCGCTGGCCGCATACGGCTGGGACGACGACTGGGCGGCCGAGTTCGCCCCGTACGCCGCACAGGGGCTGCTGCCCGGACGCGTGGTGCGGGTGGACCGCGGGCAGTGCGACATCGTCACCCCGCGGGGCACCGTCCGCGCCGACACCGCGTTCGTCGTCCCCCGTGACCCGATGCGGATCGTCTGCACGGGCGACTGGGCCGCCGTCGACCCCGAGGGCGACCCGCAGTTCGTCCGTACGCTGCTGCCTCGGCGCACGGCGTTCGTCCGCTCCACCTCGTCCAAGCGCTCCGAGGGCCAGGTGCTCGCCACCAACGTCGACCACATCGCCATCTGCGTCTCGCTGGCCGTGGAACTCGACCTGGGGCGGGTCGAACGGTTCCTGGCCCTCGCCATGTCCAGCGCCGGTGGTGACGCACTGCTGCGTGACGGGGCGTCGGCCGGGGACGGGGCTGCCGAGACGATCGTCGTCCTGACCAAGGCCGACCTCGTTCCGGACGCCGCCACGCTCTCCCACCTCGTCCAGGACGTCGAGCGTCTCGCGCCGGGGGTGCAGGTGCTGCCCGTCAGCTCCGCGAGCGGTGAGGGTGTCGACGTGTTCGCCGCGATCGTCGCCGGCGGTACGAGCGTGTTGCTCGGCGCCTCCGGCGCGGGCAAGTCCACCCTCGCCAACACCCTGCTCGGGCACGACGAGATGGAGGTGCAGGCCACCCGTGACATGGACGGCAAGGGCCGGCACACCACCACGACCCGCAATCTGCTGGTGCTGCCCTCCGGCGGTGTACTCATCGATACCCCGGGACTGCGCGGGGTCGGCCTGTGGGACGCGGAGACCGGCGTCGGCCAGGTCTTCTCCGAGATCGAGGCACTGGCCGAGCGGTGCCGGTTCCACGACTGCGCCCACGAGGCCGAGCCGGGCTGTGCGGTACTGGCGGCGCTGAGTGACGGATCGCTGCCCGAGAGGCGCATGGACAGCTACCGCAAGCTGCTGCGCGAGAACCAGCGCATCGTCGCCAAGACCGATGCCCGGGTCCGGTCGGAGATCCGGCGCGACTGGAAGCGCAAGGGGGCCGAAGGCCGGGCCGCCATGGATGCGAAGCGCGGCCGGGTGCGGTAG